Below is a window of candidate division TA06 bacterium DNA.
TCTCCGCCCCTACTCAACGCAACCAATGCTGCCGCAACAGGTGCTCCAACCAATATGAAGCTCAGGACTGTGGCTGTCTTGTCAAGGCCGGCTGTCTTGTATGTTGCCATTGTACTCGCTGGTGTGCGCTTTCCTGGTGCCAGATTGGAGGCAGGCAGCATCATAGCACTGCCGATTTGCGGGTGTCAAGGCAAATGTAGATTCCGCAAGTGATTGACAGAATGGGGAAGCGGTTGTATACTACACCCGAAAATAGAAAATCGAAAACGAAAATAGAACCACTAACCACAGATTACACGAGATTAGCACAGAAAAACATTGATCCTATGCCTGAACCAGAGAATGAGAAATCTTGTGGTAATCCTTGCCCTCCGAAGCCACGAAGGGTGAAGGAGGGTGTGTTAATCTGTGGTTCCAAGGGTTTGAGGTCTGGGATAGGTTGATGGGAAGGGGGTGTGCCGAAGGGGGGATTTGAACCCCCACAGGCGTGAGCCCACTGACTCCTGAAGCCAGCGCGTCTGCCAATTCCGCCACTTCGGCGTCGCGGCTATTATAGGAAAGGGACCTGTAGTTGTCAAGGAAAGGCGCAGAGTGTTTGCTGAACACAGTCGCAATTGGAGTTTCCGCAGACTGCAACTTAACTACATTCGACGATGAAAGTTGCTGCAACCAACCGTCGTGCACGCCACGACTTCTTTATTCTGGAAACGTACGAGGCGGGATTAGAACTGAAGGGCTCAGAGGTGAAGTCTTTGAGAGCTGGCACCGTGAGTCTCAAAGGTTCATATGGTAGGGTGGAAGGTGGAGAGGTGTATGTATACGATTTCCACATAACCCCATACGAAAAGAGCGGTCCTTCTGCGCCCGATCCCAAGAGGCCCAAGAAGCTTCTACTGAAAACCTCAGAGATAAAGAGGCTTTATGGCAAGACGCGAGAGCGAGGGTACACTCTGATCCCCCTTTCCGTGTATTTCAACGACAGAGGATATGCGAAACTGGAGTTGGGACTCTGCAGGGGCAAGAGGCTTTATGACAAGAGGGAGGCCATAAAGGAGAGGGACATAAGAAGAGAGAAGGAGGCTGAGTTGAGGAAGTGCAGGTAACGCTTGTCTCAGGTTGGATCCCTAATCACAGTCTATGGATAACTCTTTCAAGAACATACTCATTTTGATCACACTCCTGGTTTTGCCGGCCATTGGAGCTGCGGCTTCGATAGCCGTCTTCTCCGATGGAGTTGTGTACAATGCCGAATCGTACAAGATAGGTGAAGATGAATACATCAGCGCAGAAGCACTGGCGAAGGTATTCAGGGGTCGTCTTCAATGGAACGACAAACTCCACAAGGGAAAGCTGACCTTCTCTGGCCACTCTGTTGTACTCATTCCTGACAATCCATTTGTGCTTGTTGACAAAGGCTTCTTATCCATCCCCGTGACACCTCAGCTTCACGGTGGCAAACTGATGATTTCAGTACTCACAGTTCCAGCCATATTTAGCAAGGCCTCAGGCAAGAAGGTGGTGTGGGACCCGGAAGCCCGTACACTTTTAA
It encodes the following:
- the smpB gene encoding SsrA-binding protein SmpB, translating into MKVAATNRRARHDFFILETYEAGLELKGSEVKSLRAGTVSLKGSYGRVEGGEVYVYDFHITPYEKSGPSAPDPKRPKKLLLKTSEIKRLYGKTRERGYTLIPLSVYFNDRGYAKLELGLCRGKRLYDKREAIKERDIRREKEAELRKCR